A region of the Calditrichota bacterium genome:
TTGGAAGGTCACACCGGCATTGACGCTGTAGAAGGGACTCTCAATATCCGGCGCCGCTTCTTTGAACGTGCGCGCATAAGAGGTGCGCCCGAAGGTGACAAAGACATCCAGGCGGGGGAGAAGGCCATTCTTGGTGTAGGATACCTGCAGCTCGCCGCGTCGATGCGCCAGTCGGGCCTGTGCGATGTCTGGGCGATAGCGCAATGCCAACTCCTCGTGGAGCTCCACAGGGCCCAGAGAGTCCGGGGCGACCAGCGGACGGTCCAACGGGGCCACGGTGGTGGACCAGCTCACCCCTTGCCCAGGGTTGAGAAGGTAGAGAAGGTTCAGCCGTGCCTGCTCATAGCGGCTTTGCGCGTCGATGACCGCGCTGCGCCGGCGCGCCACCTCTGCTCTCACGGAGGCCAACTCCAGCTCCGCCAGCTTGCCCACCGCTACCCGCTCCTGTGACTCCTCTAACTGCCGTTGCGCCAGGCTCAAAGATTGCTCCTGAATACTCAGTTCCTGGGCAGCAAGGTAGAGACCCCAGTAGCTGGCTTCCACATCCTGCACCAAACGCTCGGCCATGGCTTTCAGCTCGTGGCGGGAAATCTCGAGGTCGATAGAGGCGTTGCGCACGCTGATCAGATTGGCCCCCAGGCCAAAGCCGCGAAGCAGAGCCTGGCTCACGGTCACACCGACGTTGCCAGAGTACTGCGGGAGGTAGATGCTCGAGGTGGAACTCGACATGCTCACGTCCACAGCCAAGGTGGTGCCAGTAGGCAAAAATTGCGACAGGCCAGCACTGTAGCCAACGCGCTGCGAGGTCATCTCGAACGGCTCCGGCCTCGCCCCCAAGAACCGTTGGACATGGCTCTTGTCACTGCTCACCGACGCGCTCAGGGTGGGCTCGAAAGCGGCTACCTGCTCGCTGAGCGCTGCCTCCATTATCGATGGACGCAACCGCTGAATGGCAAAGGAGGGGTTACCTTCCAGGGCCATGAGCACAGCCTCGTGCAGGGAAAGGCGAAGGGTGTCCTGAGCGCCGCCACTTGCGGCAAAACAGGCCCCGGCAACGAGCAGGGAGGCGATCGTGTGCACAATCTTCATTTGCTGGACCTCACGGAATTGACACGCGCGCGTGCCGTGGCAGTGAGTTGACGCGCCGCCACCAGCACTTTGCGCAGCGACTGCTTTTCCTCAAACACCGAGTAGACCACAGGAATCAGCACCAGAGTCACGAGCGTAGAGCTGAGCAAGCCTCCGATAACCACCCTGGCTAAGGGGGCCTGAGCCTCGCCGCCTTCTCCTAAACCCAAGGACAGCGGCAAGAGGCCTAGCACCGTGGTCAAAGTGGTCATCAGGATCGGCCGCAGG
Encoded here:
- a CDS encoding TolC family protein, whose product is MKIVHTIASLLVAGACFAASGGAQDTLRLSLHEAVLMALEGNPSFAIQRLRPSIMEAALSEQVAAFEPTLSASVSSDKSHVQRFLGARPEPFEMTSQRVGYSAGLSQFLPTGTTLAVDVSMSSSTSSIYLPQYSGNVGVTVSQALLRGFGLGANLISVRNASIDLEISRHELKAMAERLVQDVEASYWGLYLAAQELSIQEQSLSLAQRQLEESQERVAVGKLAELELASVRAEVARRRSAVIDAQSRYEQARLNLLYLLNPGQGVSWSTTVAPLDRPLVAPDSLGPVELHEELALRYRPDIAQARLAHRRGELQVSYTKNGLLPRLDVFVTFGRTSYARTFKEAAPDIESPFYSVNAGVTFQFPVVDAKARAQLRRALKTREQLEIALRNMEQLAQRDVRIAYADVLRTRQQIDASREARLLQEKNLEAEVEKFRVGRSTNLLVLQVQRDLTSSQLSEVRATVDYLNALATLFVMEGTLLERRAIEVPPEL